One Triticum dicoccoides isolate Atlit2015 ecotype Zavitan chromosome 5B, WEW_v2.0, whole genome shotgun sequence genomic window carries:
- the LOC119312099 gene encoding peroxisomal membrane protein 13-like → MAGNNPPPKPWERVGTSSGPAPFKPPSGGSTSDVVEASGTAKPGEVVSAAQSNAAFNVNNTVAGPVPPRPWQQQGYGNTYGGYGASTYNSYGGFGGAYSNGGLYGNNNMYSGFGGGYGSSYRGSGMYGGSMYNNGMGNPYGGMGMSPYNQGPNSFGPPAPPPGFWVSFLRVMHGIVNFSGRVAFLISQNTQAFHMFITALLQLCDKSGMLYGELARFTFRLLGIKTKPNKGRIQGAQAPSSDGPGQQFVEAPKASKNSWENVWSGDAKGM, encoded by the exons ATGGCAG GTAATAACCCACCACCAAAGCCATGGGAGCGTGTTGGGACTTCATCTGGTCCAGCGCCTTTCAAACCCCCATCTGGAGGCAGCACTAGTGACGTTGTTGAGGCCTCTGGGACAGCAAAACCTGGGGAAGTTGTTTCTGCTGCACAGAGCAATGCTGCTTTCAACGTGAACAATACAGTTGCAGGGCCTGTGCCCCCGCGTCCCTGGCAGCAGCAAGGATACGGAAATACTTATGGGG GTTATGGTGCCAGTACCTATAATTCATATGGTGGATTTGGTGGGGCTTATAGTAACGGTGGGCTATACGGAAATAATAACATGTATTCAGGGTTTGGAGGTGGTTACGGCAGTTCATACAGGGGCTCTGGAATGTATGGTGGGTCAATGTATAATAACGGGATGGGAAATCCATACGGTGGTATGGGCATGTCTCCTTACAATCAGGGTCCTAATTCATTTGGTCCTCCAGCACCACCCCCAGGTTTCTGGGTGTCCTTCCTACGAGTG ATGCATGGGATTGTGAATTTCTCTGGACGAGTTGCTTTCCTTATCAGCCAGAATACTCAGGCATTCCACATGTTCATCACAGCTCTTTTGCAG CTATGTGATAAGTCTGGTATGCTTTATGGTGAGCTTGCGAGATTCACATTTCGATTGCTGGGGATCAAAACCAAACCAAATAAGGGCAGAATTCAGGGTGCACAAGCTCCATCATCAGATGGGCCTGGCCAGCAGTTCGTTGAGGCGCCAAAAGCTAGCAAGAACTCATGGGAGAACGTCTGGAGCGGCGATGCTAAGGGAATGTGA
- the LOC119312098 gene encoding peroxisomal (S)-2-hydroxy-acid oxidase GLO1, with translation MGETVTNVSEYQAIAKQKLPKMAYDYYASGAEDEWTLKENREAFSRILFRPRILIDVSTIDMTTSVLGMKISMPIMISPTAFQKMAHPEGEYATARAASAAGTVMTLSSWATSSVEEVASTGPGIRFFQLYVYKDRKVVEQLVRRAEKAGFKAIALTVDTPRLGRREADIKNRFVLPPGLTLKNFEGLNLGTMDQANDSGLASYVAGQIDRTLSWKDVKWLQSITTMPILVKGVITAEDARLAVHSGAAGIIVSNHGARQLDYVPATISALEEVVTAAQGRIPVYLDGGVRRGTDVFKALALGASGVFIGRPVVFALAAEGEAGVRNVLRMMREEFELTMALGGCTKLSDITRNHIFTEGDRLGRPLPRM, from the exons ATGGGGGAGACGGTCACCAATGTATCGGAGTACCAGGCCATCGCGAAGCAGAAGCTTCCCAAGATGGCCTACGACTACTATGCATCCGGGGCGGAGGACGAGTGGACCCTCAAGGAGAACAGGGAGGCATTCTCCAGGATCCT GTTTCGCCCTCGCATACTGATCGACGTGTCGACCATCGACATGACCACATCTGTCCTGGGAATGAAGATATCCATGCCCATCATGATTTCCCCCACCGCCTTTCAGAAGATGGCTCACCCGGAAG GAGAGTACGCAACAGCACGGGCGGCGTCAGCAGCAGGAACTGTGATG ACGCTGTCATCGTGGGCTACATCCAGCGTGGAGGAGGTCGCCTCGACTGGGCCGGGGATTCGCTTCTTCCAGCTCTAC GTGTACAAGGACAGGAAGGTGGTGGAGCAGCTGGTGAGGAGGGCGGAGAAGGCCGGGTTCAAGGCCATCGCGCTTACCGTCGACACCCCGCGCCTCGGCCGCCGCGAGGCCGACATCAAGAACAGGTTCGTGCTGCCGCCGGGCCTCACGCTCAAGAACTTCGAGGGCCTCAACCTCGGCACCATGGACCAG GCCAATGATTCCGGGCTGGCGTCGTACGTCGCCGGCCAAATCGACCGCACCCTGAGCTGGAAGGACGTCAAGTGGCTGCAGAGCATCACCACCATGCCCATCCTCGTCAAGGGAGTCATCACCGCGGAGGACG CTCGGCTGGCCGTCCACTCCGGCGCGGCGGGCATCATCGTGTCCAACCACGGCGCCCGCCAGCTCGACTACGTGCCGGCCACCATCAGCGCCCTCGAGGAGGTCGTCACGGCCGCCCAGGGGCGCATCCCGGTGTACCTCGACGGAGGCGTCCGCCGCGGCACCGACGTGTTCAAGGCGCTCGCCCTCGGCGCCTCCGGCGTCTTC ATCGGGCGGCCGGTGGTGTTCGCGCTGGCGGCGGAGGGCGAGGCCGGCGTGCGGAACGTGCTGCGCATGATGCGGGAGGAGTTCGAGCTCACCATGGCGCTCGGCGGGTGCACCAAGCTCAGCGACATCACCCGCAACCACATCTTCACCGAGGGCGACCGCCTCGGGCGCCCCCTGCCGAGGATGTGA